In Carya illinoinensis cultivar Pawnee chromosome 16, C.illinoinensisPawnee_v1, whole genome shotgun sequence, a single window of DNA contains:
- the LOC122299159 gene encoding DNA-3-methyladenine glycosylase 1-like, translated as MGEQTQTQIQTQTQDQAQALIQPPRHDSSAASDIPRATPSATELSNAPPQTSSPPSKIPFRPRKIRKLSPENESDSKSSQIVVAAAETPKPLATKSAKSKSGQQQRSTALTLPRIVARSLSCEGEVEIALRHLRSADPVLGPLIDLHQPPTFDTFQAPFLALTRSILYQQLAYKAGTSIYTRFIALCGGEAGVLPETVLALTPQQLRQIGVSGRKASYLHDLARKYQNGILSDAAIVNMDDKSLFTMLTMVNGIGSWSVHMFMIFSLHRPDVLPINDLNVRKGVQLLYNLEDLPRPSQMDQLCDKWRPYRSVASWYMWRLAEAKGAPSTAAAVAAGASLQQQQQEQSQHQHQHTQQPQLLDPINSILNLGACAWGQ; from the exons ATGGGCGAGCAAACACAAACCCAAATCCAAACCCAAACCCAAGATCAGGCCCAAGCCCTCATACAGCCGCCACGCCATGACTCGTCCGCCGCCAGCGATATTCCCAGAGCCACGCCATCGGCGACGGAACTGAGCAATGCTCCTCCACAGACCTCCTCTCCCCCGTCCAAAATTCCATTTCGGCCTCGGAAGATCCGGAAGCTCTCGCCCGAAAACGAGTCCGACTCGAAATCTTCCCAAATCGTAGTCGCCGCTGCCGAAACCCCCAAGCCCTTGGCCACTAAATCCGCGAAATCGAAGTCCGGCCAGCAGCAGCGCTCCACAGCCCTAACCTTGCCAAGAATCGTCGCTAGATCGCTCTCGTGCGAGGGCGAGGTTGAAATCGCACTCCGACACCTAAGAAGCGCAGATCCGGTCCTCGGCCCCTTGATCGACCTTCACCAACCCCCCACCTTCGATACTTTTCAAGCCCCATTCCTTGCCCTGACCCGCAGCATTCTCTACCAGCAACTCGCTTACAAGGCCGGCACCTCTATCTACACACGCTTCATCGCGCTCTGCGGCGGAGAGGCTGGGGTTCTTCCTGAGACCGTGCTTGCCCTAACCCCTCAGCAGCTCCGCCAAATTGGGGTTTCGGGCCGTAAAGCTAGTTACCTCCACGACCTCGCGAGGAAGTACCAGAATGGGATTCTATCCGACGCCGCGATTGTAAATATGGACGACAAATCGCTCTTCACGATGCTCACGATGGTCAATGGGATTGGGTCCTGGTCTGTGCACATGTTCATGATTTTCTCGCTGCATAGACCGGATGTGCTCCCGATTAACGACCTCAATGTTCGCAAGGGTGTTCAGCTTCTTTACAATCTCGAGGATTTGCCTCGGCCGTCGCAGATGGACCAGTTGTGCGATAAGTGGAGACCTTACAGGTCGGTAGCGTCATGGTATATGTGGAGGCTTGCTGAAGCCAAGGGGGCTCCTTCGACTGCCGCAGCAGTGGCGGCCGGTGCAAGTTTGCAGCAGCAACAGCAGGAGCAGTCGCAGCATCAGCACCAGCACACTCAGCAACCACAGCTTCTGGATCCAATTAATAGCATTCTCAACCTTGG GGCCTGTGCTTGGGGACAATGA